TGGCGTACGAATTTCGTGACTAATATTGGCCAGAAACGATTGCGTGAGGCGCTCACTTTCAGAGGCCTTATCTAAGGCTACATTCAATTGCTCATTAATATGCTTTAATTGTTGCTTATCCAGGGTCAAGTCGTTATTCATCCTATTTAGCTGGGCAATATTATTGGCCAAATGTTTTCGCATTATTTCAAAGGAACTTGCCAGACTACCAATTTCATCCTTTCGGTTTATCAAATAATCGTCGCAATCGATATCTAAATCGCCTTGCGCCCAATACTCACTTTGCCTTTTAAGGCGCAATAAAGGCAGTGTAATAATGCGGCGCGACACTAACCGGACAATAAAAACAGTAAGGATTATAAATATTACACTAAATATTAAGGTCTGTCGTTTAATAACCCCGAGCACAGGAAACAATTCGTCATTGGGCACTAACATTAGTACTTTATAACGTGTATTGCCCAAAGGCACGCCGGCTAACTCAACCCCTTTGTTATCCACCCGGGCATTTGAGATAACAAACGAGCTGTCACTTTGCAATATTTCATTTAACTGATCAGGTGGCAGCTGCAAACTAAGAGGCCGATTAATTTCATCAATTCGCGACGAAACTTTAACGGTACCCACACTATCCAACAACCAAAAACAACTGTTTTCGGCTATTTGATGCTCATGAAATTCCTCCATTAAAATCGAGATATCTACCCCTACACCGGCTGCCCCAATAGGATTTCTGGCCTGACCCATTAAAACATTCACAAACAACATTGTTTGATTTAAATCACGGTCATAATCAAAATTTATCGACACTTTAATACCTTTGGCAATGGCATCAAAGAACCATTCATAATTGGCATCGTTTTTAGATATAACATTTAATAAACGATAATCGGAGCTCCAATAATTATTGGTTATACTGTTTACAGCGAATACTGCCTGATAGCCATACTCTTTCTGTAAATTATCTAAACGTTTCAGGGCCAAAACCTTTAACTCATCGTTCTTTTCGCCACCCTTGAACCAAGACAACACGACCGGATCATCGGCCAATGTAACGGAAGTTTCTATAGCCCGCTGCAAGGTAGCCTGAAATCCACTTTGCGTTGCTATTAAAACAGCGTGTAAATAATTGTTCCGGAAATCACTAAATAAAGATCTTTTAACTGATGTATAATGTGCGAAGCCCAAACCTGCGATGACAGATAGAACCAATACAACCAAAATTAACTGAAGCTGAAAGCCTATTTTTTTGAATCGTATCAAAGATCGAACGGAATTTATAGTTAACAAAAAATAAAAATTATTTTACGCAATATATTGTTTTACACGTAATAATTCAAATAATTAAGCTATTTATTGTTTCTTTGCAGCTTAACAATTTTGTGCAAGCATATGATTATTTTTTCGTATCTATTATCTGCCATCTACTGGATATATTTTGGTGTTCTGTTGGCTATTTTTCATGTTATTCAGGTTATATGTAATGCTTTAGGAGGATACCAACTCCGTAAAAAAGCAGTTGATCTACTTAACTATCTTTTACTTTATGGGCTTGGAATTGTTGGTGCGCGCATACGGTTCACAGGCTTCCAAGACCTTCCGCAAAACTGTCCACTTATTATTGTTTCCAACCATCAAAGTACTTTTGACATCCCTCCCATTGTTTGGGGTTTCAGAAAGCATCATCCTAAATTTGTTTCAAAAAAAGAACTGGGCAAGGGCATTCCAAGTATTTCTTATAATCTCCGCCATGGAGGTTCGGCACTGATCGATCGTAAAAACGGCAGGCAGTCGATGATGGAGATTGCCAAACTGGGTCGGCACATTGAAAAGGAAAAATATAGTGCCAGCATCTTCCCCGAAGGCACCCGCAGCAAAACAGGTACAGTTGGTAAGTTTCAACACCCCGGCATAGCGGCATTGATAAAAACAGCCCCATCAGCCATGATAGTGCCACTTGTAATTGACGGTAACAGCAGACTCACTAAACGCGGTTCGTACCCATTACAGATCGGCACAAAATTATCTTTTAATGCGCTGGCAGCTATCAATCCAAAAGGAAGAGACATTAAAGAACTAACGGCCGAAATAGAAGAAAAAATTAGGGAGAAACTGGAGCAGTAGCATTCGACTTAAGGGTATACGGTGTGAAGATTTAAGGGTGTAAATGTGTTTGACGCTACACGTTTATCGCCTGATAAAAAGGTGCAGAATATGCCCCGCATATGTTAAAAATCGCGGCTTTCAAAATAAGCTCCAGCTTAGCGTGAATCAGCCCTTGGTTACCCTATTCATAAAACTTTATGAATAGGGCAGGCTACGCACGTTCCTTGATGCTTATTCTCCGTACAATTCCTTTTTTGTATAAAAACCGGACCCCACCAACACTTCTTCAATGTTATTTTTATTAACAGCAATAGAACTAACTCTGTGCGTGGGTACATCAATTAAGCCATTATATTCTGTGCTGTTTACAAAAGCATCCAGGCCTTTACCTTTAGCCATTTCAATTGCCACCTGAGCACCTTTTTCGGCAATGGTTTTTAAAGGGTGAAAAACAGTAACTGTTTGCTTACCTGCAATCACATTTCTACAACCTGTAAGCTCCGCATCCTGTCCGGAAACAGCAACACTGCCCGCCAAACCATAACTTTCAAGCACGTCTATCACACCGGTTGCCATCCCATCAAAGCCGGCTATAACAGCATCTATATCATCACCATACAACTGCAACACTTTTTCCATCTCGAATGAAGCAATATCACGATCCCACTTTTCAATATAGGTTTCGTAAACGATATTTACCTGTTTACTTTCCACCTTGGGTTTTAGGTATTTTTTTACCGCAGCATATTGATCTTCTCCATTTTTATCAAATTTATCGCCCCCCAATATCACAAAGTTTCCGGATGGTTTTTCTTTTAAAATTCCATCCACCATAGCTTTTCCGATAAGATCGTTGTTGCTGGCTACAAAAAAATCCACCTCGCTATTTTTTATCATACGGTTATAGGCCATCACAGGGATTCCCTCGGCGTGTGCATTGCGCACAATTGCACCCGCAGTGTTAATATTGGCGGCTATCAATACCAAAGCATCTACCCCCTGTTCTATCATTTCGTTAGCCAATTCAAGCTGTATTGATTCATCATTGGAGGCTGTTTTAATAATCACCTCAACACCTTGCGTGGCACAGTAGTTTTTGAAATAACTACTTTCCTTATTATAGCGTTCCGTCACCTCCGACGGATATAAAAAACCTATGGTTATTTGTTCTTTTTGTTTACAAGCTGTAAACAACAAAAAGGCTAGTGAAATTATTAAATAAATATTTCTGTTCATATTGCAACAAATTTAAGTAAGAAACGTACTAGGTTCTAAGCGCTGCAAATCTAACATTTTTTTATGTAATTAAAATAAACCGACGGCTATAAGTTAAAAATAATTAATTTTGATAAAGACCCATATATCTATGGGTAATCGATTAATAATTTATATCATTGCAGCTTTTAAGTCCAAAACCAACCCTAGTGGCAATCGCCTTTACATTATCCATAACGCACAATAATTTAAGAAACTTATGTCCTGGAAAGATTTAAAAATTAAAAACAAGGTTGGAGTTGGCTTTGGCATTGTAATCCTATTAACTATCATTTCGAGTACCATCCTTCTTATTAATTTGTTAAAGGTTGACGAGGAAATACAGTCTTTATCTAACAGGTATATTCCATCGGTAAACGAAACCTCCAAAATGGATCGTTTTTGGGAGCTTGCCATGGGAAATATGAATGCTTTTGATTTATCGGGAAATGTGTTTTACAGTAAAACGTCACAACAACAGCTTCATAGTTACTTCCAGGCTCTCCAAAACTTAATTGCATTATCCGACACCAGTGATAACAACTTAAAAAGCAGAGGAGCCAACTTAAACAGCCTAAAAGAACTCTCGGAAGAATTCATCCAAACAGAAAAAAAATACGCGGATGAAGAAATAAAAAATGGGTTACAGCTGCAGGCTATTCACATTCTTTTTAATCAGCTAAATCAGGA
Above is a window of Saccharicrinis carchari DNA encoding:
- a CDS encoding sensor histidine kinase codes for the protein MIRFKKIGFQLQLILVVLVLSVIAGLGFAHYTSVKRSLFSDFRNNYLHAVLIATQSGFQATLQRAIETSVTLADDPVVLSWFKGGEKNDELKVLALKRLDNLQKEYGYQAVFAVNSITNNYWSSDYRLLNVISKNDANYEWFFDAIAKGIKVSINFDYDRDLNQTMLFVNVLMGQARNPIGAAGVGVDISILMEEFHEHQIAENSCFWLLDSVGTVKVSSRIDEINRPLSLQLPPDQLNEILQSDSSFVISNARVDNKGVELAGVPLGNTRYKVLMLVPNDELFPVLGVIKRQTLIFSVIFIILTVFIVRLVSRRIITLPLLRLKRQSEYWAQGDLDIDCDDYLINRKDEIGSLASSFEIMRKHLANNIAQLNRMNNDLTLDKQQLKHINEQLNVALDKASESERLTQSFLANISHEIRTPMNSIMGFSQLLLEPDISAKDRENYIGVVMKSGKQLLSILDSIINLSKIEAGVIKANWKKVDVCALVHDTTNIYRVLAQEKGLKVVCDWSCNDKQSMPILSDATLIQMVLNNLIANAIKFTDKGQVKIGCYKGKNAVIVLVEDTGIGIAAKDKKNIFEPFRQIERIHFGKSSGAGLGLAIVNKIVTILGGKITVESTLDKGSVFRVELPDNKYK
- a CDS encoding lysophospholipid acyltransferase family protein, encoding MIIFSYLLSAIYWIYFGVLLAIFHVIQVICNALGGYQLRKKAVDLLNYLLLYGLGIVGARIRFTGFQDLPQNCPLIIVSNHQSTFDIPPIVWGFRKHHPKFVSKKELGKGIPSISYNLRHGGSALIDRKNGRQSMMEIAKLGRHIEKEKYSASIFPEGTRSKTGTVGKFQHPGIAALIKTAPSAMIVPLVIDGNSRLTKRGSYPLQIGTKLSFNALAAINPKGRDIKELTAEIEEKIREKLEQ
- a CDS encoding substrate-binding domain-containing protein, producing the protein MNRNIYLIISLAFLLFTACKQKEQITIGFLYPSEVTERYNKESSYFKNYCATQGVEVIIKTASNDESIQLELANEMIEQGVDALVLIAANINTAGAIVRNAHAEGIPVMAYNRMIKNSEVDFFVASNNDLIGKAMVDGILKEKPSGNFVILGGDKFDKNGEDQYAAVKKYLKPKVESKQVNIVYETYIEKWDRDIASFEMEKVLQLYGDDIDAVIAGFDGMATGVIDVLESYGLAGSVAVSGQDAELTGCRNVIAGKQTVTVFHPLKTIAEKGAQVAIEMAKGKGLDAFVNSTEYNGLIDVPTHRVSSIAVNKNNIEEVLVGSGFYTKKELYGE